From a single Phragmites australis chromosome 7, lpPhrAust1.1, whole genome shotgun sequence genomic region:
- the LOC133924079 gene encoding vacuolar protein-sorting-associated protein 11 homolog isoform X1: MYQWRKFEFFEEKATGRGGGGGAGAAVPTEIAGRVTCCSGGRGRVAVGCDDGTVGLLDRGFRLSYGFQAYASSVLFLQQLKQRNVLVTVGDDDQSSSQSSAICLKVFDLDKVQEEGSSTASPFCVKILRIFTDQFPQAKITSFMVLEEAPPVLMITIGLDNGFIYCIKGDIARERITRFKLQVEIASDGSTSLPITGLGFRVEGQAHQLFSVTPNSVTLFSLHVQPPRRQTLDQIGSHTNAVAMSDRMDLIIGRPEAVYFYEVDGRGPCWAFDGEKKLVGWFRGYLLCIIEDQRTQKSTLNVYDLKNRLIAHSMPVGDVSHLVSEWGYIILIMSDKKILCIGEKDMESKLDMLFKKNLYTVAINLVQSQQADPASTAEVLRKYGDHLYGKQEYDEAMSQYIHTIGHLEPSYVIQKFLEAKRIYNLTNYLEKLHDRGLASKDHTTLLLNCYTKLKDVEKLNHFIKDEDGVGEIKFDVETAIRVCRTAGYHEHAMFVAKKAGRHELYLKILLEDLGRYDEALQYISGLEANQAGLTVKEYGKILVEYRPAETVKILLRLCTDGGDSTTRRGSNSMHLLTIPSPMDFVNIFVHSPQYLMEFLENYIKTVKDSPTQTEIHNTLLELYISKDLSFPSISQENGFQNHNIKETKGKETANGYKSGTREKTNLGKEDTKMAKNIADSRRKGLALLKSAWTSEMEDPLYDVDLALILCNTNAFKDGLLFLYEKLKLYKEVISCYKQTHDHEGLIACCKKLGDSSQGGDPSLWGDLLNYFGELGEDCSKEVKEVLTYIEKEDVVPPIVVLQTLSKNPYLTLSVVKDYIARKLEQESKLIEDDRKFIDKYQEETKLMKREIEDLKTNAKVFQLSKCTACTFTLDLPAVHFMCMHSFHLRCLGDNEKECPECAPEYRSVMEAKQKLEQNARDHDLFFQQLRGSKDGFSVIADYFSKGIVSKTTIPPENGR, from the exons ATGTATCAGTGGCGCAAGTTCGAGTTCTTCGAGGAGAAGGCGACcggccgaggcggcggaggtggcgcGGGGGCCGCCGTGCCGACCGAGATTGCGGGCCGCGTGACCTGCTGCTcgggcggccgcggccgcgtcGCGGTGGGGTGCGACGACGGCACTGTCGGGCTTCTCGACCGCGGGTTCCGCCTCTCCTACGGCTTCCAGGCCTACGCCTCCTCCGTCCTCTTCCTACAGCAGCTCAAG CAAAGAAATGTTCTTGTTACGGTTGGAGATGATGATCAGTCATCTTCGCAGTCATCGGCAATCTGTCTAAAGGTTTTTGACCTTGATAAAGTACAAGAAGAGGGATCAAGTACAGCAAGTCCTTTCTGTGTTAAAATTTTGCGGATCTTCACTGACCAATTTCCTCAGGCAAAG ATCACATCATTTATGGTTCTAGAAGAAGCCCCGCCTGTACTGATGATCACCATTGGACTGGACAATGGTTTCATTTATTGCATCAAAGGTGACATCGCACGGGAGCGTATTACACGTTTCAAGTTGCAAGTTGAGATTGCTTCAGATGGCAGCACAAGTTTACCCATTACTGGTCTTGGTTTCCGAGTTGAGGGGCAAGCACATCAGCTCTTTTCTGTAACTCCTAATTCTGTAACCTTGTTCAGCTTGCATGTTCAACCACCAAGGAGGCAAACACTTGATCAGATTGGTAGTCACACCAATGCTGTGGCAATGAGTGACCGTATG GATCTAATTATTGGTAGACCTGAAGCTGTGTATTTCTATGAAGTTGATGGTAGAGGTCCTTGCTGGGCTTTTGATGGTGAGAAAAAGCTTGTAGGTTGGTTTCGAGGCTATTTGCTTTGCATTATCGAGGATCAGAGGACCCAGAAGAGTACTCTAAATGTTTATGATCTTAAGAATCGGTTGATTGCACATAGCATGCCTGTGGGGGATGTTTCACACTTGGTTTCTGAGTGGGGTTACATTATTCTCATAATGAGCGACAAAAAGATTCTGTGCATTGGAGAGAAAGACATGGAAAGTAAGCTTGACATGTTGTtcaagaaaaatctttataCAGTTGCAATCAATCTTGTACAAAGTCAGCAGGCTGATCCTGCTTCAACTGCTGAGGTGCTGCGGAAGTATGGTGACCATCTGTATGGGAAACAGGAGTATGATGAGGCTATGTCCCAATATATCCATACTATTGGTCATCTTGAACCGTCATATGTTATACAGAAGTTCCTTGAGGCAAAGCGCATCTACAACCTGACAAATTATTTAGAGAAGTTACATGACAGAGGGTTAGCATCCAAAGACCACACCACCCTTCTGTTGAACTGCTATACCAAATTGAAAGATGTGGAGAAACTTAACCATTTCATCAAAGATGAAGATGGGGTAGGTGAAATCAAGTTTGATGTGGAAACTGCCATAAGAGTATGTCGTACAGCTGGATACCATGAACATGCTATGTTTGTGGCGAAAAAGGCTGGGAGGCATGAGTTGTATTTGAAGATTTTACTTGAGGATCTTGGTAGATATGATGAGGCACTGCAATATATATCCGGCCTTGAGGCAAACCAAGCAGGTCTTACCGTAAAAGAATATGGGAAAATTCTTGTGGAGTATAGACCTGCTGAAACAGTCAAAATACTGTTAAGGCTCTGTACTGATGGTGGAGATTCTACGACAAGAAGAGGTTCAAACAGCATGCACTTACTTACGATACCTTCGCCAATGGACTTTGTGAATATATTTGTGCACAGCCCACAATATCTGATGGAATTTCTAGAGAATTATATCAAAACAGTCAAGGACTCACCTACTCAAACAGAAATTCATAACACCCTTCTGGAGCTCTATATCTCAAAAGATTTAAGCTTCCCATCTATATCACAAGAAAATGGCTTTCAGAATCACAatatcaaagaaacaaaaggtAAAGAAACTGCAAATGGTTATAAATCAggcacaagggagaaaacaAATCTTGGAAAAGAAGATACTAAAATGGCAAAGAATATTGCCGATAGCCGAAGGAAAGGGCTTGCATTGCTCAAATCTGCTTGGACATCTGAGATGGAAGATCCTTTGTATGATGTTGATCTTGCTCTTATTCTTTGTAATACAAATGCATTCAAAGATGGATTGCTCTTTTTGTATGAGAAATTAAAACTTTACAAAGAAGTTATTAGTTGTTACAAGCAAACTCACGATCATGAAGGTTTAATTGCATGCTGCAAGAAGTTGGGGGACTCATCTCAAGGAGGGGATCCGTCTCTCTGGGGTGATCTGTTGAACTATTTTGGGGAACTTGGGGAAGATTGCTCTAAAGAAGTTAAAGAGGTCTTGACCTACATTGAGAAAGAGGATGTTGTGCCTCCCATTGTTGTGCTACAGACACTATCAAAAAACCCATACTTGACGCTCTCAGTTGTCAAGGATTACATTGCTCGCAAACTTGAGCAAGAATCAaagctaattgaagatgatagAAAATTTATTGACAAGTACCAG gaggaaACAAAGTTGATGAAAAGGGAGATAGAAGATCTCAAGACAAATGCAAAGGTTTTTCAACTGAGCAAGTGTACAGCGTGCACTTTTACCCTTGATCTTCCCGCTGTCCATTTCATGTGCATGCACTCATTCCACCTTCGTTGCCTTGGGGATAACGAAAAAGAATGCCCAGAATGTGCACCTGAATATAGATCTGTTATGGAGGCAAAGCAGAAGCTAGAACAAAATGCTAGGGACCATGATCTATTTTTCCAGCAGTTGAGGGGTTCGAAGGATGGCTTTTCTGTCATAGCAGACTATTTTAGCAAAGGCATAGTGAGTAAGACAACCATACCGCCTGAGAATGGCCGATAG
- the LOC133924080 gene encoding uncharacterized protein LOC133924080, translating into MPRRDAEEGAAGDEAAAAAAAAVRLAKKIRKRRALSLSSASDPTAARRLRSRRPAVLLPLRRTSGGGRGESPRSGGAMSESSRSRHCRGGNRLADGTRPSASARRLVGTFWQVDKDALLGGDAAAAARCSLVPWSGASTEVSKRSRSRSKILEADGKGSRRNGHARWFPADMMSNGSAMEVVTCSQDDVSRCPEEKTVNLQDLHKSLIASKELVKVLAHIWGPGELNPSTVSLISALRSELDVARAHVRRLIREQKSDANEIKGLKKKLREEMESWKVRQKEKVANALQFIVSELDSEKKSRKREERRNKKLGIALANTEASLQTAMKELERERKSKGRVEKICSELIRGIDEDKAEMEALKRETEKAQKELQKEREMLQLADEWREQRVQMKLLEARLQFEEKNAAVNQLRDELQAYLDTKKEQDPVNDPMQLSHASENGAAAAGAVAGEISDDSKDNGSEGSDMHLIELNVDGNSKTYTWSYTPSLKGRQRSASRHGLFSDRGIDGANSCCLGQIFQDMDEELEGDWAEGCSNGMLNFDHDDERYEAIKNLREQMLAGSGFVLSQGRGNAEREYCGL; encoded by the exons ATGCCGCGGCGCGACGCGGAGGAGGGAGCTGCTGGCGAcgaggctgctgctgcagcggcggcggctgtgaGGTTGGCCAAGAAGATCCGGAAGCGCCGCGCGCTGTCGTTGTCCAGCGCATCGGACCCGACGGCTGCGAGGAGGCTGCGGTCCAGGAGGCCCGCGGTGCTGCTGCCGCTGCGGCGGACTAGTGGGGGCGGCCGTGGCGAGTCGCCGCGCTCGGGCGGGGCCATGTCCGAGTCGTCCCGGAGCCGGCATTGCCGTGGCGGCAACCGCCTCGCCGACGGGACGCGACCGTCGGCGTCGGCGAGGAGGCTCGTCGGCACGTTCTGGCAGGTGGACAAGGATGCGCTGCTTGGAGGGGatgcggcggccgcggcgcgcTGTAGCTTGGTTCCGTGGAGCGGCGCGTCGACGGAG GTGTCCAAGAGGTCAAGAAGTAGGAGCAAGATTTTGGAGGCTGACGGGAAGGGAAGCCGGCGCAATGGCCATGCCCGGTGGTTTCCGGCGGATATGATGAGCAACGGCAGCGCAATGGAG GTAGTTACATGCTCTCAAGACGATGTTTCAAGATGTCCTGAGGAGAAAACGGTCAATCTACAGGATTTGCACAAAAGCTTGATTGCATCTAAAGAACTGGTCAAAGTACTAGCCCACATCTGGGGACCTGGAGAGCTGAATCCGTCAACTGTATCACTCATTTCCGCACTGCGTTCTGAGCTTGATGTTGCTCGTGCTCATGTGAGAAGGCTTATCAGAGAACAAAAATCAGATGCCAACGAAATCAAGGGCTTAAAAaagaaacttagagaagaaatgGAATCTTGGAAGGTCAGACAAAAGGAGAAGGTTGCAAATGCTCTCCAATTCATAGTTTCGGAGCTGGACAGTGAGAAGAAGTCAAGGAAacgagaagagaggagaaacaAGAAGCTAGGCATTGCCTTAGCTAACACTGAGGCCTCATTACAGACAGCGATGAAAGAACTCGAAAGGGAGAGGAAATCTAAAGGAAGAGTGGAGAAGATCTGCAGCGAGCTCATCAGAGGCATCGACGAGGACAAGGCCGAGATGGAAGCACTGAAGAGAGAAACCGAGAAGGCACAAAAAGAGCTTCAGAAAGAGCGTGAGATGCTTCAGCTTGCGGATGAGTGGCGTGAACAAAGAGTTCAGATGAAGCTGTTGGAAGCACGGCTTCAGTTTGAGGAGAAAAATGCAGCCGTTAATCAGCTGCGTGACGAACTCCAAGCATATCTGGATACTAAGAAAGAGCAGGACCCAGTGAATGATCCAATGCAGTTGTCCCATGCATCTGAAAATGGCGCCGCTGCAGCTGGTGCTGTTGCTGGAGAGATCAGCGATGACAGCAAAGACAATGGCTCAGAAGGCAGTGATATGCACTTGATTGAGCTGAACGTCGACGGCAACAGCAAGACCTACACCTGGAGCTACACTCCTTCCTTAAAAGGAAGGCAGAGAAGTGCATCAAGGCACGGATTATTTTCAGATAGAGGGATAGATGGTGCCAATTCGTGCTGTCTAGGACAAATCTTTCAGGACATGGATGAAGAATTGGAGGGAGATTGGGCAGAAGGATGTAGCAACGGAATGCTGAACTTTGACCATGATGATGAGAGATACGAAGCAATCAAGAATCTCAGAGAGCAGATGCTAGCTGGGTCTGGGTTCGTCCTGTCACAAGGTAGAGGAAATGCTGAAAGGGAGTACTGTGGCTTGTAA
- the LOC133924079 gene encoding vacuolar protein-sorting-associated protein 11 homolog isoform X2, producing MYQWRKFEFFEEKATGRGGGGGAGAAVPTEIAGRVTCCSGGRGRVAVGCDDGTVGLLDRGFRLSYGFQAYASSVLFLQQLKQRNVLVTVGDDDQSSSQSSAICLKVFDLDKVQEEGSSTASPFCVKILRIFTDQFPQAKITSFMVLEEAPPVLMITIGLDNGFIYCIKGDIARERITRFKLQVEIASDGSTSLPITGLGFRVEGQAHQLFSVTPNSVTLFSLHVQPPRRQTLDQIGSHTNAVAMSDRMDLIIGRPEAVYFYEVDGRGPCWAFDGEKKLVGWFRGYLLCIIEDQRTQKSTLNVYDLKNRLIAHSMPVGDVSHLVSEWGYIILIMSDKKILCIGEKDMESKLDMLFKKNLYTVAINLVQSQQADPASTAEVLRKYGDHLYGKQEYDEAMSQYIHTIGHLEPSYVIQKFLEAKRIYNLTNYLEKLHDRGLASKDHTTLLLNCYTKLKDVEKLNHFIKDEDGVGEIKFDVETAIRVCRTAGYHEHAMFVAKKAGRHELYLKILLEDLGRYDEALQYISGLEANQAGLTVKEYGKILVEYRPAETVKILLRLCTDGGDSTTRRGSNSMHLLTIPSPMDFVNIFVHSPQYLMEFLENYIKTVKDSPTQTEIHNTLLELYISKDLSFPSISQENGFQNHNIKETKGKETANGYKSGTREKTNLGKEDTKMAKNIADSRRKGLALLKSAWTSEMEDPLYDVDLALILCNTNAFKDGLLFLYEKLKLYKEVISCYKQTHDHEGLIACCKKLGDSSQGGDPSLWGDLLNYFGELGEDCSKEVKEVLTYIEKEDVVPPIVVLQTLSKNPYLTLSVVKDYIARKLEQESKLIEDDRKFIDKYQLEVAQHSAVTLSLPRGALTHDEPMYGCT from the exons ATGTATCAGTGGCGCAAGTTCGAGTTCTTCGAGGAGAAGGCGACcggccgaggcggcggaggtggcgcGGGGGCCGCCGTGCCGACCGAGATTGCGGGCCGCGTGACCTGCTGCTcgggcggccgcggccgcgtcGCGGTGGGGTGCGACGACGGCACTGTCGGGCTTCTCGACCGCGGGTTCCGCCTCTCCTACGGCTTCCAGGCCTACGCCTCCTCCGTCCTCTTCCTACAGCAGCTCAAG CAAAGAAATGTTCTTGTTACGGTTGGAGATGATGATCAGTCATCTTCGCAGTCATCGGCAATCTGTCTAAAGGTTTTTGACCTTGATAAAGTACAAGAAGAGGGATCAAGTACAGCAAGTCCTTTCTGTGTTAAAATTTTGCGGATCTTCACTGACCAATTTCCTCAGGCAAAG ATCACATCATTTATGGTTCTAGAAGAAGCCCCGCCTGTACTGATGATCACCATTGGACTGGACAATGGTTTCATTTATTGCATCAAAGGTGACATCGCACGGGAGCGTATTACACGTTTCAAGTTGCAAGTTGAGATTGCTTCAGATGGCAGCACAAGTTTACCCATTACTGGTCTTGGTTTCCGAGTTGAGGGGCAAGCACATCAGCTCTTTTCTGTAACTCCTAATTCTGTAACCTTGTTCAGCTTGCATGTTCAACCACCAAGGAGGCAAACACTTGATCAGATTGGTAGTCACACCAATGCTGTGGCAATGAGTGACCGTATG GATCTAATTATTGGTAGACCTGAAGCTGTGTATTTCTATGAAGTTGATGGTAGAGGTCCTTGCTGGGCTTTTGATGGTGAGAAAAAGCTTGTAGGTTGGTTTCGAGGCTATTTGCTTTGCATTATCGAGGATCAGAGGACCCAGAAGAGTACTCTAAATGTTTATGATCTTAAGAATCGGTTGATTGCACATAGCATGCCTGTGGGGGATGTTTCACACTTGGTTTCTGAGTGGGGTTACATTATTCTCATAATGAGCGACAAAAAGATTCTGTGCATTGGAGAGAAAGACATGGAAAGTAAGCTTGACATGTTGTtcaagaaaaatctttataCAGTTGCAATCAATCTTGTACAAAGTCAGCAGGCTGATCCTGCTTCAACTGCTGAGGTGCTGCGGAAGTATGGTGACCATCTGTATGGGAAACAGGAGTATGATGAGGCTATGTCCCAATATATCCATACTATTGGTCATCTTGAACCGTCATATGTTATACAGAAGTTCCTTGAGGCAAAGCGCATCTACAACCTGACAAATTATTTAGAGAAGTTACATGACAGAGGGTTAGCATCCAAAGACCACACCACCCTTCTGTTGAACTGCTATACCAAATTGAAAGATGTGGAGAAACTTAACCATTTCATCAAAGATGAAGATGGGGTAGGTGAAATCAAGTTTGATGTGGAAACTGCCATAAGAGTATGTCGTACAGCTGGATACCATGAACATGCTATGTTTGTGGCGAAAAAGGCTGGGAGGCATGAGTTGTATTTGAAGATTTTACTTGAGGATCTTGGTAGATATGATGAGGCACTGCAATATATATCCGGCCTTGAGGCAAACCAAGCAGGTCTTACCGTAAAAGAATATGGGAAAATTCTTGTGGAGTATAGACCTGCTGAAACAGTCAAAATACTGTTAAGGCTCTGTACTGATGGTGGAGATTCTACGACAAGAAGAGGTTCAAACAGCATGCACTTACTTACGATACCTTCGCCAATGGACTTTGTGAATATATTTGTGCACAGCCCACAATATCTGATGGAATTTCTAGAGAATTATATCAAAACAGTCAAGGACTCACCTACTCAAACAGAAATTCATAACACCCTTCTGGAGCTCTATATCTCAAAAGATTTAAGCTTCCCATCTATATCACAAGAAAATGGCTTTCAGAATCACAatatcaaagaaacaaaaggtAAAGAAACTGCAAATGGTTATAAATCAggcacaagggagaaaacaAATCTTGGAAAAGAAGATACTAAAATGGCAAAGAATATTGCCGATAGCCGAAGGAAAGGGCTTGCATTGCTCAAATCTGCTTGGACATCTGAGATGGAAGATCCTTTGTATGATGTTGATCTTGCTCTTATTCTTTGTAATACAAATGCATTCAAAGATGGATTGCTCTTTTTGTATGAGAAATTAAAACTTTACAAAGAAGTTATTAGTTGTTACAAGCAAACTCACGATCATGAAGGTTTAATTGCATGCTGCAAGAAGTTGGGGGACTCATCTCAAGGAGGGGATCCGTCTCTCTGGGGTGATCTGTTGAACTATTTTGGGGAACTTGGGGAAGATTGCTCTAAAGAAGTTAAAGAGGTCTTGACCTACATTGAGAAAGAGGATGTTGTGCCTCCCATTGTTGTGCTACAGACACTATCAAAAAACCCATACTTGACGCTCTCAGTTGTCAAGGATTACATTGCTCGCAAACTTGAGCAAGAATCAaagctaattgaagatgatagAAAATTTATTGACAAGTACCAG CTGGAGGTAGCACAGCATTCAGCAGTTACTCTCAGTTTACCACGAGGTGCCTTGACACATGATGAACCTATGTATGGATGTACCTAA